DNA from Rubripirellula lacrimiformis:
CGAATAGCCCATGAATTGATTCCGTGAATGGTATGGTGGCAACGAATGCTTCCCCCCCATTAACGTAGGTCACGAGTGTGCAGTGTAGGAATGCACGACCGAGCTGCACCCAGGAATCCAGGATGACCGTCGGGATATCCCGACCATGCCGGTCATCCGGATTCGTTTGAACAAACCGACCGTCGTCCCAGACCGAGAGTTCGGCAGTCGATCCACGATGCGTCGTGCGAACGGTTCAAAGGCCAACGCCGATCGCAGTCATCCACGTCGATGACCCGGTCGATCCGCGACCAGGGCTGCGAGGATGCATGGTTGCTGATCGCCGATCGCGAGCCGAGATCACCAACGTCGCGTTCCTGACCGGAATGTTTGGTCCGGGGAAATTCGCGAGACGCATCGCCTCGTACCCGATCTTCGTCGGTGGTGCTTTGAATGTCGCTTTCGCGGATTCCGAACACGTCATCATGTTCCAACCCGACGAAGTGCACTGAATCGATCGCTCGCTCGTCCCCGGCGTCGTTCACCAAGCTGCAAACAAGGACCGACGAATCCGCCTGCACTTGATCGCTGGCTACGCAGATGTCACTCGAGGTAACTGATTCTATCGTTCCTGCGCTGGCGAAGCGGTCGATGTTTGTCACTTGATCCACTGTCGATCCGAAATCCAGTGGGTTCCAGATTGCAAGGGTGTCTTCGGCGACGGCGCTGGTCGAATCCGAATCCCAAGGCGATGCGAAGCTTGAATTAACGTGCGTTTCCAAGACCGTGATGGGGCGTGTGGGCAATCCCCGGGCGGCCGAACTTTCGATGATATCGACTTGGTTGGGATTTCTGACCATGGTGTCAGGTGTCGTGGTCTTTGTCGTCGTCATTGTCGTCGTTTGGGGAGCCACGGCCGCGGAAGGAACTTGCACCCGATTGGCTTGGTTGTCGTCATCCGGTTGCTTGGTGATCTTCACGATCACGGTCGTCACATTCACGCGAATTTGTTCCGTCGTGCTTCTGTTCCGACTGCGGTTGTGCACATCGCCAAAGTTGAATGAGATTTTTCGGCCATCGTTGATCCAGGGCACGGCAGCGCCGGTGATGGATGCATTGTTCAGGACATCATCAAAGCTGCCGATGCTGGTTCGCAAACCAGGGGAAGTCTCGATCGTGGCGCCGACGTAGCTGAGACCAGCGGGAAGCACATCGGTCAGCTGCAGGTTGCTGGCGCCGTTGTTCGGGACATCGACTGTGATGTGGTAGTTCACCAAGTCACCGACGACAGAATCGCGTCTGCGTCTTCCAGATTCGACGTACTCGGTATCGACGACGCGTTTGCGGACGTGCCATCTGTCGGCCTGTTCGGTGATGGTGTGGTCCATCGGCGTCGCCGTCAAACCCTGGGCGACTTCACATTCTGGACGATCGTTGGGAGGCTGGATTGTCGGGTCTGCGGATGTCCCGACATCCAGCGGTGCGATGTCGAAATTGTGTTCAGATTTCCGGACAATATTGTCGCTTGCGATCGGTGACTCGGTCATTGGCCCGGTCAGCTGGAACTGGCCGCACACAGCGAAATCCAGGGCGGCTTCTGTGCCGACGCAGCTTTCACCGGCTATCCCAGGGACTTTCAGTGGCGCGCCCGACGCATCACGAAGGAAGGGGTGATCGATCGTGTCGGTCGCGGGATCGCCGCCGCTTTGGTCGGCGACGATCAGTTGGGAAATCGACAGATGCATGCCCACCGACGATACGTCAGACCGGTCCAACACGTTTGCGACACTCGTTCCTTCACCACCATTGGCCGGCAGCATCAGAACGATCAAAGGACAGTAGGTGGTGCTCGATCCAGTGCTGACGGAGGTCGCATCGAACGTGAACGTCTCGCTATCGGGAACCGGATCAGTCGTTCCCGTCTCGTTGTCCGCATCCGCATCCGCATCCGTTTCCGCCCGGGCGGGTTTGGCGAGCATGACGACGTCCTGAATTTCCGGACGGCGGATACCGAGAACGCTCGGTCGCTCGGCAACATTGTTGCTATCCCGATCGGCCCCATTGTCGAGTTCCCGCTCTGCCCCGTTGGCGATTGGACGTCGCCGATCCCCACGACGGTGGGACGTGATGGTGGCCTGGTCGCCAACGACAATGTCTGCACCGGTCAGTGCCGAAAGGTCGGCGATCAGATCGCGTCCCTCGGACGACTGGTCCAAGTCGCAACCATACAGGATGATCTGACCGGTCTGGCCCAGCGCATTGCCCCACAAACAAATGGGACCGGCATTGGTCATCATTGTCTGGGGATTCGCCCATAGGTTCCCAAGTCGCAGTGCACCTTGCTCGCTGTGCGAAACAATGTGCAGCGCGCTCAGCTCACTTCGCGTCGCCAAGATCCGCGACACCTGTTCGACACCATCGCGATCGGCGTCCAGCAAGACAACGGTCAGGACGCGATCCTCATCCGCCTGGCTCATCACATCTTCGACCAACTTTTCGTAGTCAGCCGCACTGCGGTCGACGATCACCAATTCTCTGCGCGTTGCCGGCAATCTTGTGGCGGGGCCATCGCTGTTCATCTCGATTGGTTCACCGCTGACGGTCGCGCGGTCGTCCACAGGTTGCCAGAGGCGAACGGGACGGCTTCGATCGGATGTCGTCATTTTCATCGAACTGTCTAAGAGCAAGAATGGCAAGCCGAAGGGGTGGGGCAAAGACTCCGTATCGAAACGAACATGCCGATCGCGGAGTCCACGTGACTTACATCAGCATCTGATCGGGTTACGGTTGACGCCAACCGGCGGCGAGCCGCGATTCCCACGCGAATCTGTTTGGGTCAGTTTGGATATGCCGATCGGCAGGACCTTTCGGGTAACGCGGTCCACAGAGCGACTTCCACGCACGGATTGCCTCAAAACCCTGCGAATTCAGGCCACAGGACGCCCATCGCGTCCCCCCCGATCACCGTGCAGGTTGGCATCCATTCAAGGCGAATCTACCTTGGAAAGAATGATCGACGGCACCTGATTTCAGGCTGCCGGGATTGGCTGCCGTAGGGCTATAATGCCGGGTGCCCTGAACCTACAATTTGGGTGGGTGTCACTGCCCGCCACGGTGGCGGCGATCCCTCGTTCATCGGTTGAACCTGGCCTTCATGTCTGAACCTGAAACCACCATCGATTGGTCAATCCAGATCCGGTTGATCCGCAACCAGTTCGAGGCGGCACTTCGCGCCGGCGAAACGCTTGACGGCATGGATTCATGGTTGCGACGGGTTCCCGACGAACATCAAGAGTCGCTGCAGGTCTTGTTGGAGCAGTGCCGTCACTCGATCGGTAACGATTCGATCGAAACCAGGATCCTGGCGTCGGATGCTGCTATTGCTGCCGCGTCGTCGCAGTCGATCGATGTCGGCGACCTAGGGCATGGATCTGCCGTGAACCAGTGCAAGACATTCGCAGGGTTGGCGGCAGACGCGAGTGAGTCGCTGCAAACCAAACTCGTTCAACGCTCTTTCCCGCGCGGCACCACGTTGCTGGTCCAAGGCAAACCGGCAACCGGTTTGCATCTGTTGCTTAGCGGTACGGTCGATATCGTCGATGTCAAAACCGGCGAACGAATCGATATCGATGGTGCCGGATCGGTGCTCGGTGAGATGTCATTGCTGACAGGTCAAAATTGTTCAGCCAATGTGGTCGCGACTTGCGATGTTCAATCGCTGACATTGTCGGCAACCGACTATCACGAACTGAAAGCACGTCATCCGGAGATCGAGATCGCGCTGAGCCAGTTGGTCAGCGATCGTCTGGGGGGGCGAAATCATGACGCACTATGCGGCAAAGAAATTGGCCGATATCGCCTGACGCGTTGTATCAATCGCGGTGGCATGGGGGTGGTCTACGAAGCTCAGCATGTCGAACGTGGCGATTGGGTCGCGTTGAAGATGTTGCGGCATCGATTCATTTACAACGATGCAATGCAGTCGCGTTTCGACCAAGAAGCCGTGTTGCTTGCCGGACTGCGACATCGCAACGTCGTGACGTTCCAGGAAAACTTCCTTGCCTATCGCACTCGTTTCCTGGTCTTGGATCTGTGCGATGGGTCCGATCTGTTCCGAGTGCTTCGCGAACACGGTGCGCTGGGCGAGGCCGGCACGCGTGCTGTGTTGGGACAGATCGCAAAAGGTCTTCAGTATGCCCATGACAGCAACGTCATCCATCGCGATTTGAAGCCAGGCAATGTGCTGGTCAGCCGCGATGGATGCGTCAAGTTGACGGACTTCGGCCTCAGCAAACTGCTGGAGTCCGAAGTGACCGATGGCAAGGCCGTCGGAACCCCCGCCTACATGCCGCCCGAACAGTTTCGAAGCGGCGAAATCGGTCCACCCTGCGACTGGTACGCGCTGGGTTGCATGGCGACCGAAATGTTGACCGGTCGGATGTTGTTCCGGCAAACTAGTTGGCGCGACTTGTACGAAACAAAACGTACCAGCATTCCGACGCGTGACTGGCCAGCGATCGATGCTAGCCGCGAAATGAAGAACATCATCGCGGGGTTGTTGGCACCCGCGGCAAGTCAGCGAACGGCCGACTTGGAAAAAATATCAACGTGGGCAGACGAGGAAACGGTACGATCCATCCTGGTCGGTGGCGACGTCGATCGATAGCGGATTGCCTAGCTATAGAAGCAAAGATAGGCCGTCGTCTGTTCGACTTTGACGGCGAACTTGACGTTTGCTTCGACGCGAAATTCGGTGCCCGACGGGAATGACTGAAATTCGCTTTCACCGGGCAACTTGATCAACAGTTCGCCGGAAGTGACCTTCATCAGTTCCTTTTCGCTGGTGCCAAATTCGTATTCGCCGACCGCCATCACGCCCGCGGTGGCTCGGCCCTCTTGGTTTTCGAACGCGATGGAGGTCACTTTGCCGTCGAAGTATTCGTTGACTTTCATTTCTGTCAGGCCCATGTTGGCGGTTGCGGGGGAAGGGATCCATCCACTGGTACTGGATGGGCAGACGTTTTAGCCGACTGTCGACGTATCGACTAGCGAGGCAAGTGCATCCGAGATCGCAACGGTTTGTCGTTTTCGGTTCAGGAAGAAATGGACGTGCTCGTACCCGCAGCTCAACAACAG
Protein-coding regions in this window:
- a CDS encoding DUF4347 domain-containing protein, whose protein sequence is MTTSDRSRPVRLWQPVDDRATVSGEPIEMNSDGPATRLPATRRELVIVDRSAADYEKLVEDVMSQADEDRVLTVVLLDADRDGVEQVSRILATRSELSALHIVSHSEQGALRLGNLWANPQTMMTNAGPICLWGNALGQTGQIILYGCDLDQSSEGRDLIADLSALTGADIVVGDQATITSHRRGDRRRPIANGAERELDNGADRDSNNVAERPSVLGIRRPEIQDVVMLAKPARAETDADADADNETGTTDPVPDSETFTFDATSVSTGSSTTYCPLIVLMLPANGGEGTSVANVLDRSDVSSVGMHLSISQLIVADQSGGDPATDTIDHPFLRDASGAPLKVPGIAGESCVGTEAALDFAVCGQFQLTGPMTESPIASDNIVRKSEHNFDIAPLDVGTSADPTIQPPNDRPECEVAQGLTATPMDHTITEQADRWHVRKRVVDTEYVESGRRRRDSVVGDLVNYHITVDVPNNGASNLQLTDVLPAGLSYVGATIETSPGLRTSIGSFDDVLNNASITGAAVPWINDGRKISFNFGDVHNRSRNRSTTEQIRVNVTTVIVKITKQPDDDNQANRVQVPSAAVAPQTTTMTTTKTTTPDTMVRNPNQVDIIESSAARGLPTRPITVLETHVNSSFASPWDSDSTSAVAEDTLAIWNPLDFGSTVDQVTNIDRFASAGTIESVTSSDICVASDQVQADSSVLVCSLVNDAGDERAIDSVHFVGLEHDDVFGIRESDIQSTTDEDRVRGDASREFPRTKHSGQERDVGDLGSRSAISNHASSQPWSRIDRVIDVDDCDRRWPLNRSHDASWIDCRTLGLGRRSVCSNESG
- the ppnP gene encoding pyrimidine/purine nucleoside phosphorylase, with amino-acid sequence MKVNEYFDGKVTSIAFENQEGRATAGVMAVGEYEFGTSEKELMKVTSGELLIKLPGESEFQSFPSGTEFRVEANVKFAVKVEQTTAYLCFYS
- a CDS encoding protein kinase domain-containing protein, producing MSEPETTIDWSIQIRLIRNQFEAALRAGETLDGMDSWLRRVPDEHQESLQVLLEQCRHSIGNDSIETRILASDAAIAAASSQSIDVGDLGHGSAVNQCKTFAGLAADASESLQTKLVQRSFPRGTTLLVQGKPATGLHLLLSGTVDIVDVKTGERIDIDGAGSVLGEMSLLTGQNCSANVVATCDVQSLTLSATDYHELKARHPEIEIALSQLVSDRLGGRNHDALCGKEIGRYRLTRCINRGGMGVVYEAQHVERGDWVALKMLRHRFIYNDAMQSRFDQEAVLLAGLRHRNVVTFQENFLAYRTRFLVLDLCDGSDLFRVLREHGALGEAGTRAVLGQIAKGLQYAHDSNVIHRDLKPGNVLVSRDGCVKLTDFGLSKLLESEVTDGKAVGTPAYMPPEQFRSGEIGPPCDWYALGCMATEMLTGRMLFRQTSWRDLYETKRTSIPTRDWPAIDASREMKNIIAGLLAPAASQRTADLEKISTWADEETVRSILVGGDVDR